A window of Nitrosopumilus sp. b3 contains these coding sequences:
- a CDS encoding ATP-binding protein — protein MKIRTKLALGLVIIIGIFVTGESYSSYLSFEINSVAEYHNSMSIPALTMLGDIETSFNNMNNYLLYYTIFPNDATKDAYFEEQTIFLNHVSDYETLANAKNSLGNDLADDNMKNMMNNYVDHYEKIFDDFILTSNAIIGVVDSENKEESVTLIQDLRLINEDFQNILDKNYAVENTGKELEQNSIRDISGKITTSTLIINILLGLASISIVIIVSYDISKQVGSLKQLTTQISKRQYDIISTHSKNEFDSLRNDIIEMGNTVKSSVQELENFRRALDNSASVTITNPDGVITFVNEQYCKISKFSRDELIGKTHKIVNSGYHPPSFFKSMWNTLKSGDTWSGEIKNRSKDGSFHWGKTVITPVIYDGNTIHHFIEIRTDITPRIKLQQKLLKQEKLVTIGELSARLAHDIRNPLSIIQVSLENLKLMSKDTKIDQKHFDRVERAINRISHQIEDVLGYIRNEPMQIEKTNMSEIIADALDSINLPNSIYFDISKNDFEFYCDKKRLAVALTNLIINGIQAIDGKGEIKINCEDTVNEVVISVQDSGKGIPTDLKENIFEPLFTTKQQGTGLGLASVASIVQGHHGTISVTSPPTTFTIILPKNP, from the coding sequence TTGAAGATTCGTACAAAATTAGCTCTTGGACTAGTAATAATAATTGGAATTTTTGTTACAGGTGAGTCATACAGTTCTTACTTGTCTTTTGAGATCAATTCTGTTGCTGAATATCACAATTCCATGAGCATTCCTGCATTAACAATGCTGGGAGACATTGAAACTTCATTTAACAACATGAATAATTATTTGCTTTATTACACTATTTTTCCAAACGATGCCACAAAGGATGCTTATTTTGAAGAACAAACTATCTTTCTGAATCACGTTAGTGATTATGAGACTTTAGCAAATGCAAAAAATTCGTTGGGTAATGATTTAGCTGATGATAACATGAAAAACATGATGAATAATTATGTCGACCACTATGAAAAAATCTTTGATGATTTTATCTTAACGTCAAATGCAATAATTGGTGTTGTTGACTCTGAAAACAAAGAAGAATCTGTAACGTTAATTCAAGATTTAAGATTGATAAATGAAGATTTTCAAAATATATTGGATAAAAATTATGCCGTGGAAAATACTGGAAAAGAACTGGAACAAAATTCTATCCGTGATATCTCTGGCAAAATAACAACTTCAACTTTAATCATCAATATCCTTTTAGGATTAGCATCTATCTCTATTGTCATAATTGTTTCATATGATATATCAAAACAAGTAGGATCATTGAAACAATTAACTACACAAATTTCTAAAAGACAATACGATATTATCTCTACTCATTCAAAAAATGAGTTTGACAGCCTTAGAAATGACATTATCGAAATGGGCAATACCGTTAAATCATCTGTACAAGAACTTGAAAATTTTAGAAGGGCATTGGATAATTCTGCAAGTGTCACCATTACTAATCCTGACGGTGTAATTACTTTTGTCAATGAACAATATTGTAAAATCTCAAAATTCTCTAGAGATGAATTGATTGGTAAAACTCACAAAATTGTGAACTCTGGATACCATCCTCCTTCATTTTTTAAAAGTATGTGGAACACTCTCAAATCTGGTGATACCTGGAGCGGTGAAATCAAAAACAGATCAAAAGATGGCTCTTTTCATTGGGGTAAAACCGTGATTACTCCTGTCATTTATGATGGAAATACCATTCATCATTTTATTGAAATTCGAACAGACATCACACCACGAATTAAACTCCAACAGAAATTGTTAAAACAAGAAAAACTTGTCACTATTGGTGAGCTATCTGCAAGATTGGCCCATGATATTCGAAACCCTCTTTCCATTATTCAAGTATCTCTTGAAAATCTAAAATTAATGTCCAAAGATACAAAGATTGATCAAAAACATTTTGATAGAGTTGAACGTGCAATAAATAGAATATCTCATCAAATTGAAGATGTTTTAGGATACATAAGAAACGAACCTATGCAAATTGAAAAAACAAACATGTCTGAAATAATTGCTGATGCATTAGATTCAATTAATCTTCCAAATTCAATTTATTTTGATATTTCAAAAAATGATTTTGAATTTTATTGTGATAAAAAACGACTAGCAGTAGCTCTTACGAATCTAATTATTAATGGAATTCAGGCCATTGATGGAAAAGGTGAAATAAAAATAAACTGTGAAGACACTGTAAATGAGGTTGTAATTTCAGTTCAAGATTCGGGAAAAGGAATTCCTACTGATCTAAAAGAAAATATTTTTGAACCTCTTTTTACTACAAAACAACAAGGAACTGGACTTGGCTTGGCAAGTGTAGCTTCTATTGTCCAAGGTCATCATGGCACTATTTCTGTAACTTCTCCGCCAACAACATTTACCATAATTCTTCCTAAAAATCCCTGA
- the aroC gene encoding chorismate synthase: MSGSSIGQRLILTSFGESHGKAIGAVLDGCPAGLEIDKKEIQKMLDLRKPGQNIISTQRKEGDVVEIVSGVFRGFTTGAPITMLIWNSDQKSKDYENLKTKLRPGHSDYPAMVKYNHFNDHRGGGRFSGRLTATHVMGGAIARKLLKVTLGIETNSFTSQIGKIKMDKDFNEKMISSIYKNEVRCPENKTAKIMRESILNARKKGDSLGGIIESVTTNVPVGLGEPIFSSLESDLSKAIFSIPSVKGIEFGSGFRGSEMHGSENNDLYTMKRGKIVTKTNNSGGILGGISNGMPITMRIAFKPASSIAQKQSTVDIKTKKEGILQVKGRHDPCVVPRAPPVVDSLVALTIADHALLAGEIKPVL, encoded by the coding sequence TTGTCGGGAAGTTCAATCGGTCAGCGTCTAATTTTAACAAGTTTTGGTGAAAGCCATGGAAAAGCTATAGGTGCAGTGTTAGATGGTTGCCCTGCAGGTCTAGAAATAGATAAAAAAGAGATTCAGAAGATGTTAGACCTGAGAAAGCCCGGTCAAAACATCATATCAACACAAAGAAAGGAAGGGGATGTTGTAGAAATTGTTTCAGGGGTTTTTAGAGGATTTACAACTGGAGCTCCAATTACCATGTTAATTTGGAATAGTGATCAAAAATCAAAAGATTATGAAAATTTAAAGACAAAACTAAGACCTGGACATTCAGATTATCCTGCCATGGTAAAATATAATCATTTTAATGATCATAGAGGAGGAGGCAGATTCTCTGGAAGACTTACTGCTACACATGTTATGGGCGGAGCAATTGCAAGAAAATTACTTAAAGTTACACTAGGAATTGAAACTAATTCATTTACATCACAAATTGGAAAAATTAAGATGGATAAAGATTTCAATGAAAAAATGATATCGTCAATTTATAAAAATGAAGTAAGATGTCCAGAAAATAAAACTGCAAAAATTATGAGAGAAAGTATCCTAAATGCACGTAAAAAAGGAGATTCTCTTGGTGGGATTATTGAATCAGTTACCACAAATGTTCCAGTAGGATTGGGCGAACCAATCTTTAGTTCATTAGAATCAGATTTGAGTAAAGCGATTTTTTCAATCCCATCAGTAAAAGGAATTGAATTTGGTTCAGGGTTTAGAGGTTCAGAGATGCACGGCTCTGAAAATAATGACTTGTATACAATGAAGAGAGGAAAGATAGTTACAAAGACAAACAACTCTGGAGGAATTCTTGGCGGAATCTCAAATGGGATGCCAATAACTATGAGAATAGCATTCAAGCCAGCTTCATCAATTGCACAAAAACAAAGTACTGTTGATATCAAGACGAAAAAAGAAGGCATTCTGCAAGTAAAAGGAAGACACGATCCATGCGTAGTTCCACGAGCCCCACCAGTAGTGGATTCACTAGTTGCATTGACCATAGCAGATCATGCACTTCTTGCAGGGGAAATCAAGCCTGTTTTGTAA